Proteins from a single region of Gambusia affinis linkage group LG12, SWU_Gaff_1.0, whole genome shotgun sequence:
- the ro60 gene encoding 60 kDa SS-A/Ro ribonucleoprotein isoform X2 has product MEPSENATGNHTLNSTGAEGSWEISDKTRLCRFLCYGSEGDIYTAREQGRVSTETAGALLSLLQEGRGAEAVEEAKRFAQGGSAVSPGPALFALALCSQHSELKTRQAAFKALREVCRDPAHLFSFVQYKKELKEGMKCGMWGRALRKAVSDWYNEQDALSLAAAVTRCKQREGWSHQDLLRLSHTKPATEAVALISKYVTKGWKEVQAAYEDKEKSEEVVKVLSYLEVLEKVKRSCDEVEVSGLIEEHKLEKEQLLTDHLRSKQVWSALLKEMSLHSILKILGKMTSNKLLEPRSAETQTICERLQNESSLKKANIHPFSILLASENYKRGQGFQGKTKWEADSSILKAMDWAFYTSFLNVEPVGKRFVVAVDVGTSLTSIVPGTAISTAVAAAAITMIFARTEANTDVLAFSEGAVVPCSLSADMSLAEVTAELVKFPSGSTDCTLPVTWATENGKSVDMFIILTNNPLWTFTASPVESLKKHRHASGTDSKLVMCGLTSIGHAIADTEDRGLLSICGFDLGAFSVIRNLALDLI; this is encoded by the exons ATGGAGCCATCAGAAAACGCTACTGGCAACCACACCCTGAACTCGACAGGCGCCGAGGGCTCATGGGAGATCAGCGACAAGACCAGACTGTGCCGCTTCCTCTGCTACGGCTCCGAGGGAGACATCTACACCGCCAGAGAGCAGGGCCGCGTCTCCACGGAGACCGCCGGAGCCCTGCTGTCGCTGCTGCAGGAGGGGAGAGGCGCAGAGGCGGTGGAGGAGGCGAAACGGTTCGCCCAAGGCGGCAGCGCCGTCAGTCCGGGCCCGGCCCTCTTCGCCTTGGCCTTGTGCTCGCAGCATTCGGAGCTGAAGACGAGGCAGGCGGCTTTCAAAGCCCTGAGGGAGGTCTGCCGGGACCCGGCCCACTTGTTCTCCTTCGTCCAGTACAAGAAGGAGCTGAAAGAAGGGATGAAATGCGGGATGTGGGGGCGCGCCCTGAGGAAGGCCGTGTCCGACTGGTACAACGAGCAGGACGCCCTGAGTCTGGCTGCAGCGGTGACCAGGTGTAAACAGAGAGAGGGCTGGTCGCACCAGGACCTGCTCAGGCTCTCCCACACCAAACCGGCCACAGAGG CTGTTGCCTTGATCAGCAAATATGTAACAAAAGGGTGGAAGGAGGTCCAGGCGGCTTACGAGGACAAAGAGAAGTCGGAGGAAGTGGTCAAAGTGCTCTCCTATCTGGAAGTGTTGGAAAAGGTCAAGCGCAGCTGTGACGAAGTGGAGGTCAGCGGTTTAATAGAGGAGCACAAGCTGGAGAAGGAGCAGCTGCTTACTGACCACCTGAGGTCAAAACAG gTGTGGAGTGCCCTGCTGAAGGAGATGTCTCTGCATTCCATTCTTAAAATCCTGGGAAAGATGACGTCCAACAAACTTCTTGAGCCACGGAGCGCAGAGACCCAAACCATCTGCGAGAGGCTTCAGAACGAGTCGTCGCTAAAGAAG GCCAACATCCACCCTTTCAGCATCCTTTTGGcttcagaaaactacaaacgAGGTCAAGGCTTCCAGGGCAAAACAAAGTGGGAAGCGGACAGTAGCATCCTCAAAGCCATGGACTGGGCTTTTTACACAAGCTTTCTG AACGTGGAGCCCGTCGGGAAGCGCTTCGTTGTGGCTGTGGACGTGGGCACGTCGCTGACCAGCATCGTCCCGGGAACGGCGATCAGCACGGCGGTTGCAGCTGCAGCCATAACCATG atttttGCCCGGACAGAAGCAAACACGGACGTCCTGGCCTTCTCTGAGGGCGCTGTGGTTCCgtgctctctttctgcagacATGTCGCTTGCAGAAGTAACTGCTGAGCTGGTTAAG TTCCCCAGCGGCAGCACCGACTGCACCCTTCCCGTCACATGGGCCACAGAAAACGGGAAGTCTGTGGACATGTTCATCATTCTGACCAACAACCCACTGTGGACGTTTACAGCCAGCCCAGTGGAGTCTCTGAAGAAACACAGACAT GCATCAGGCACAGATTCCAAGCTGGTGATGTGCGGCCTGACCTCCATCGGCCACGCCATCGCAGACACAGAGGACCGGGGATTACTCAGCATCTGCGGCTTTGACCTCGGAGCGTTCAGCGTCATCCGGAACCTCGCCCTCGACCTTATctga
- the ro60 gene encoding 60 kDa SS-A/Ro ribonucleoprotein isoform X1: MNPLDLISASLSSRKHTYNEKAFSSTAMEPSENATGNHTLNSTGAEGSWEISDKTRLCRFLCYGSEGDIYTAREQGRVSTETAGALLSLLQEGRGAEAVEEAKRFAQGGSAVSPGPALFALALCSQHSELKTRQAAFKALREVCRDPAHLFSFVQYKKELKEGMKCGMWGRALRKAVSDWYNEQDALSLAAAVTRCKQREGWSHQDLLRLSHTKPATEAVALISKYVTKGWKEVQAAYEDKEKSEEVVKVLSYLEVLEKVKRSCDEVEVSGLIEEHKLEKEQLLTDHLRSKQVWSALLKEMSLHSILKILGKMTSNKLLEPRSAETQTICERLQNESSLKKANIHPFSILLASENYKRGQGFQGKTKWEADSSILKAMDWAFYTSFLNVEPVGKRFVVAVDVGTSLTSIVPGTAISTAVAAAAITMIFARTEANTDVLAFSEGAVVPCSLSADMSLAEVTAELVKFPSGSTDCTLPVTWATENGKSVDMFIILTNNPLWTFTASPVESLKKHRHASGTDSKLVMCGLTSIGHAIADTEDRGLLSICGFDLGAFSVIRNLALDLI; encoded by the exons ATGAATCCGCTGGATTTGATCTCTGCTTCTCTATCCTCCCGGAAGCACACATACAACGAGAAA GCCTTCTCCAGCACAGCAATGGAGCCATCAGAAAACGCTACTGGCAACCACACCCTGAACTCGACAGGCGCCGAGGGCTCATGGGAGATCAGCGACAAGACCAGACTGTGCCGCTTCCTCTGCTACGGCTCCGAGGGAGACATCTACACCGCCAGAGAGCAGGGCCGCGTCTCCACGGAGACCGCCGGAGCCCTGCTGTCGCTGCTGCAGGAGGGGAGAGGCGCAGAGGCGGTGGAGGAGGCGAAACGGTTCGCCCAAGGCGGCAGCGCCGTCAGTCCGGGCCCGGCCCTCTTCGCCTTGGCCTTGTGCTCGCAGCATTCGGAGCTGAAGACGAGGCAGGCGGCTTTCAAAGCCCTGAGGGAGGTCTGCCGGGACCCGGCCCACTTGTTCTCCTTCGTCCAGTACAAGAAGGAGCTGAAAGAAGGGATGAAATGCGGGATGTGGGGGCGCGCCCTGAGGAAGGCCGTGTCCGACTGGTACAACGAGCAGGACGCCCTGAGTCTGGCTGCAGCGGTGACCAGGTGTAAACAGAGAGAGGGCTGGTCGCACCAGGACCTGCTCAGGCTCTCCCACACCAAACCGGCCACAGAGG CTGTTGCCTTGATCAGCAAATATGTAACAAAAGGGTGGAAGGAGGTCCAGGCGGCTTACGAGGACAAAGAGAAGTCGGAGGAAGTGGTCAAAGTGCTCTCCTATCTGGAAGTGTTGGAAAAGGTCAAGCGCAGCTGTGACGAAGTGGAGGTCAGCGGTTTAATAGAGGAGCACAAGCTGGAGAAGGAGCAGCTGCTTACTGACCACCTGAGGTCAAAACAG gTGTGGAGTGCCCTGCTGAAGGAGATGTCTCTGCATTCCATTCTTAAAATCCTGGGAAAGATGACGTCCAACAAACTTCTTGAGCCACGGAGCGCAGAGACCCAAACCATCTGCGAGAGGCTTCAGAACGAGTCGTCGCTAAAGAAG GCCAACATCCACCCTTTCAGCATCCTTTTGGcttcagaaaactacaaacgAGGTCAAGGCTTCCAGGGCAAAACAAAGTGGGAAGCGGACAGTAGCATCCTCAAAGCCATGGACTGGGCTTTTTACACAAGCTTTCTG AACGTGGAGCCCGTCGGGAAGCGCTTCGTTGTGGCTGTGGACGTGGGCACGTCGCTGACCAGCATCGTCCCGGGAACGGCGATCAGCACGGCGGTTGCAGCTGCAGCCATAACCATG atttttGCCCGGACAGAAGCAAACACGGACGTCCTGGCCTTCTCTGAGGGCGCTGTGGTTCCgtgctctctttctgcagacATGTCGCTTGCAGAAGTAACTGCTGAGCTGGTTAAG TTCCCCAGCGGCAGCACCGACTGCACCCTTCCCGTCACATGGGCCACAGAAAACGGGAAGTCTGTGGACATGTTCATCATTCTGACCAACAACCCACTGTGGACGTTTACAGCCAGCCCAGTGGAGTCTCTGAAGAAACACAGACAT GCATCAGGCACAGATTCCAAGCTGGTGATGTGCGGCCTGACCTCCATCGGCCACGCCATCGCAGACACAGAGGACCGGGGATTACTCAGCATCTGCGGCTTTGACCTCGGAGCGTTCAGCGTCATCCGGAACCTCGCCCTCGACCTTATctga